Proteins encoded in a region of the Leptospira montravelensis genome:
- a CDS encoding TetR/AcrR family transcriptional regulator, with protein MAQKSAGRPRSEDLEPLVLKTTYEMLAKRGYHGFSIDDIVLETGVAKTTIYRRWPNKAHLAMSTVTHLISPYLEFPKDVPFEKALLDQMEALSGVFTGKFGRVISSLIGAGQQDSELADSILANYLLPRRDAAKQFFFHAMETKQIKPLTDTEVNTCMDILYGTLYFRLLLKHEKPQFLDLRPWLERFLKTLKK; from the coding sequence ATGGCACAAAAATCGGCAGGTCGTCCCAGGTCAGAAGATTTAGAACCTTTGGTCTTAAAAACTACTTATGAAATGTTAGCTAAAAGAGGTTACCACGGTTTTTCTATTGATGATATCGTATTAGAAACGGGAGTCGCCAAAACCACAATTTACAGACGTTGGCCAAACAAAGCACATTTAGCGATGAGCACGGTGACTCATTTGATCTCACCTTATTTGGAATTTCCAAAAGATGTTCCTTTCGAAAAAGCCCTACTCGACCAAATGGAGGCTCTCTCCGGTGTGTTCACAGGAAAATTTGGAAGGGTAATATCTTCTTTAATTGGCGCAGGGCAACAAGATTCGGAACTAGCAGATTCCATTTTGGCAAACTATTTACTTCCGAGAAGAGATGCTGCTAAACAATTTTTTTTTCACGCAATGGAAACAAAACAAATAAAACCACTTACTGATACGGAAGTGAATACATGTATGGATATTTTATATGGAACTTTATACTTTCGATTGTTACTCAAACATGAAAAACCGCAATTTTTAGATCTTAGGCCTTGGTTAGAAAGGTTTTTAAAAACTTTGAAGAAATAA
- a CDS encoding VOC family protein — MAFQQIQTGIITEKINETKTFYEKWLGLQIKFESDWIVLLSLPNKPEVELAIMKPNQKQVRKSYFQNSYQGKGVWFIFESTDVKREFETMKQNKAPIDLPLTTEEWGDIHFTLVDPNGIGIDIVQERSSP; from the coding sequence ATGGCATTCCAACAAATTCAAACGGGTATAATTACTGAAAAAATTAATGAAACAAAAACTTTTTATGAAAAATGGTTAGGGTTACAAATAAAATTCGAATCCGATTGGATTGTATTGTTATCTTTACCTAACAAACCAGAAGTAGAGTTAGCAATTATGAAACCTAACCAAAAGCAGGTGAGAAAATCATATTTCCAAAATTCTTATCAAGGAAAAGGAGTTTGGTTTATTTTCGAATCGACAGATGTAAAAAGGGAATTTGAAACCATGAAACAAAACAAGGCACCAATCGATCTTCCACTGACTACAGAGGAATGGGGAGATATTCATTTTACTTTAGTGGATCCCAATGGAATTGGAATTGATATTGTGCAGGAACGAAGTTCACCTTAA
- a CDS encoding methyl-accepting chemotaxis protein — MSAETNEIYQFERNLFRKGISLIVYTKYGLSAVFLLGVAANYATKSFIPNFIGSLVFLLNGIIPGLYLRKGKEITKTWANTIIFIDLLIIVSFFYLDIYNNSTKGDASNTLSTGIFYIIFVFIAIYSSFLFETKLVLSVGLIATCLYLGGIFLSLKLGSVTVPKPYPDMLRANHIIVTTEVQKVIFYFGVIFSLRYVVALMREMQNDLKTKLRETLEKQNFITNKSVQLEKSANTLATSVETLQSMSDELHNQSQNQAASVEEISASVEELSSSAISSANLVEDQVARVKIVDHNFLSLQNISVNVKTKTTQIAKDVSLSADFSKKVKTSSEELNSIYSELNQAFSKVEEINQMMSEIADQTNLLALNASIEAARAGEHGRGFAVVAQEVAKLAERSQSNAGTIAKIVKDAGLKINEGTRYSKEVKSQVESQNQELIRIEGEILGLEGHVTDQENLNAKLRVTFSELHVLSEQIGVIAQEQMSGSKEITRAITTIDETTQKLADSVQLLYEEINAIHTQAKHLTTN; from the coding sequence ATGTCCGCAGAAACAAACGAAATTTATCAATTTGAAAGAAACCTATTTCGAAAAGGAATATCACTCATTGTGTACACAAAGTACGGACTGAGTGCTGTATTCCTTTTAGGAGTCGCCGCCAATTATGCCACAAAAAGTTTTATTCCTAACTTCATTGGTTCACTTGTTTTTTTGTTAAATGGAATCATTCCTGGACTCTATTTAAGAAAGGGAAAGGAAATTACCAAAACTTGGGCAAATACTATAATTTTTATCGATTTATTGATTATCGTAAGTTTTTTCTATCTAGATATCTATAACAACTCTACGAAGGGAGACGCTAGTAATACATTAAGCACTGGAATTTTCTATATTATCTTTGTATTTATTGCAATTTATTCTAGTTTTCTATTTGAAACAAAATTGGTTTTATCAGTGGGACTAATTGCCACCTGTCTGTATTTAGGTGGTATTTTTTTATCACTAAAACTTGGTTCAGTAACTGTACCGAAGCCCTATCCAGATATGTTAAGAGCAAATCATATCATAGTTACCACAGAAGTACAAAAGGTCATATTTTACTTCGGAGTCATTTTTAGTTTACGTTATGTAGTTGCGTTAATGAGAGAGATGCAAAACGACTTAAAAACAAAATTAAGGGAAACTCTAGAAAAACAAAATTTTATCACTAACAAATCGGTCCAATTGGAAAAATCAGCAAACACATTGGCAACTTCCGTAGAAACTTTACAATCCATGTCAGATGAACTTCATAACCAATCACAAAACCAAGCAGCCTCTGTGGAAGAAATTTCCGCTTCCGTAGAAGAACTTTCGTCTTCTGCTATCAGTTCTGCAAATTTGGTGGAAGACCAAGTCGCAAGAGTGAAAATTGTGGACCATAATTTTTTGTCTCTCCAAAATATCAGTGTTAATGTAAAAACAAAAACCACTCAAATTGCAAAAGATGTAAGTTTATCTGCGGATTTTAGTAAAAAAGTAAAAACATCTTCTGAAGAATTGAATAGTATTTATTCGGAACTCAACCAGGCCTTTTCCAAAGTAGAAGAAATCAATCAAATGATGTCTGAAATTGCAGATCAAACCAACTTACTTGCGTTAAATGCATCGATCGAAGCAGCTAGAGCAGGTGAACATGGCCGTGGATTTGCGGTAGTCGCTCAAGAGGTAGCAAAACTTGCAGAACGATCCCAATCCAATGCAGGCACCATAGCAAAAATTGTAAAGGATGCAGGTCTTAAAATCAATGAAGGCACCCGGTATTCGAAAGAAGTAAAATCTCAAGTAGAAAGCCAAAACCAAGAATTAATCCGCATAGAAGGAGAAATTTTGGGTTTAGAAGGTCATGTCACAGACCAAGAAAATTTAAATGCTAAACTCAGAGTCACCTTTTCTGAATTACATGTTTTATCAGAACAAATTGGTGTGATCGCGCAGGAACAAATGTCAGGTAGTAAGGAAATCACTCGTGCCATCACGACTATCGATGAAACAACTCAAAAACTTGCAGATTCTGTCCAACTCCTTTACGAAGAAATTAACGCCATCCACACGCAAGCCAAACATCTAACGACGAACTAA
- a CDS encoding nuclear transport factor 2 family protein, with product MKPILVLVTLLFGSVGFFAKSASPSGEKVLETFFNEFGKGNAAGVLNLFHPQTTITAVRNENRSENQLYGTYTGITGAEEFLKNMGSQLDTKKFQVDQIVGKKEWVFASGSFLHILKQTGKPFESEWALKAQIKDGKILSYHFYEDSASFVAASKK from the coding sequence ATGAAACCGATTTTAGTGTTAGTTACTTTGTTGTTTGGAAGCGTGGGATTTTTTGCAAAATCCGCCTCTCCTTCTGGTGAAAAAGTTTTGGAAACTTTTTTTAATGAATTTGGGAAAGGAAATGCTGCAGGTGTATTAAACTTATTCCACCCTCAAACTACGATTACAGCCGTTCGCAATGAAAATCGATCTGAAAACCAGTTATATGGAACCTATACAGGGATAACGGGAGCAGAGGAATTTTTGAAAAACATGGGAAGTCAATTAGACACCAAAAAATTCCAAGTAGACCAAATCGTAGGTAAAAAGGAATGGGTGTTCGCGAGTGGAAGTTTTTTGCATATTTTGAAACAAACAGGCAAACCCTTTGAAAGTGAATGGGCCCTGAAAGCACAAATCAAAGATGGTAAAATACTTTCTTACCATTTTTATGAGGATAGTGCATCTTTTGTGGCAGCATCTAAAAAATAG
- a CDS encoding SGNH/GDSL hydrolase family protein, with translation MKHLSKLWVLIFFVFESCVIFQATRVPSNNLKATITKTSAKTPKIVFLGDSITHGRVSYDYVDSIAKHPSLNNTLVINEGINGRLTLQIIEQLNDLKELNPDIVFLLIGTNDLMASLSADEYKRYESLWNLKEPVTEESFSNHLRTIIKTIKTDTKAKIIVFSLPVLGEDPNSIPFQKSKRFAELTKNIVNQEKAIYKPLHETLSKGFEETKLKDRKPYIQSTWGMYWAILKYYSTTASWNDIGDSNGYYYLTDAIHLNERGGKILEGMALEEIISKEPR, from the coding sequence ATGAAACACTTATCAAAACTATGGGTCTTAATTTTTTTTGTATTTGAGTCCTGCGTCATTTTCCAAGCCACTCGAGTGCCATCGAACAACCTAAAGGCGACAATCACTAAAACCTCTGCCAAAACCCCGAAAATTGTTTTTTTGGGAGACAGCATCACTCATGGTCGGGTTAGTTATGATTATGTAGACTCTATCGCCAAACACCCATCCCTAAACAATACTTTAGTTATCAATGAAGGCATTAACGGCCGCCTGACTTTGCAAATAATAGAACAATTAAATGATCTAAAAGAACTTAATCCCGATATTGTATTCCTCCTTATAGGCACGAATGATTTAATGGCATCACTATCTGCAGATGAATACAAACGTTATGAAAGTCTTTGGAATTTAAAGGAACCTGTTACGGAAGAAAGTTTTAGTAATCACTTAAGAACTATCATTAAGACAATAAAAACAGATACAAAAGCAAAAATAATCGTTTTTTCTCTGCCAGTATTAGGTGAAGACCCAAACTCCATCCCATTTCAAAAATCCAAAAGGTTTGCAGAACTCACCAAAAACATTGTGAACCAAGAAAAAGCAATTTACAAACCATTACATGAAACTCTTTCCAAAGGTTTTGAGGAAACAAAACTCAAAGATCGAAAACCATACATCCAAAGTACTTGGGGAATGTATTGGGCAATTTTAAAATACTACTCAACCACTGCTTCTTGGAATGACATAGGTGACTCCAATGGATATTATTATCTAACCGATGCGATTCACTTAAACGAACGTGGAGGAAAAATATTAGAAGGTATGGCTTTGGAAGAAATTATTTCTAAAGAACCTAGATAG
- a CDS encoding AraC family transcriptional regulator, with the protein MESQLEDTIGLNQIAFFTGYSDWHFHRLFKSIQGENVKQYIRRLRLEKAAYELKITNFPILEIAIEAGFSSHESFSKAFKRVIGSTPSEFRNQFQKKKNSSNKNYQKIPEGISKFGFQIKTIEAFNIVYVRHIGSYEELPGPLPKSKEVISIQSLMKHWDLLNSNHKWIGISQDDPDISPQGKIRFDIGITVGSLRKPLPEGFGIQTIPQGKYLQIRYQGCYQNLPQIYHWILNEYVKTTPLVLKNQPPWECYLNPLEIRENKRITDIYIPIR; encoded by the coding sequence ATGGAAAGCCAACTCGAGGATACAATTGGTCTAAACCAAATTGCTTTTTTTACAGGTTATAGCGATTGGCATTTCCATCGTTTGTTTAAATCCATACAAGGTGAAAATGTAAAACAATACATACGCAGATTACGGTTGGAAAAAGCTGCTTATGAATTGAAAATAACTAATTTTCCCATTTTAGAAATTGCCATCGAGGCCGGTTTTTCCTCTCACGAATCTTTTTCAAAGGCCTTCAAACGTGTGATTGGTTCCACACCTTCCGAGTTTCGCAATCAATTCCAAAAGAAAAAAAATTCTTCCAATAAAAACTACCAAAAGATTCCCGAGGGAATCAGCAAATTTGGATTTCAAATCAAAACTATTGAAGCATTTAACATTGTTTATGTGCGTCATATAGGAAGTTATGAAGAACTACCAGGGCCACTTCCAAAAAGTAAAGAAGTAATATCCATTCAATCTTTAATGAAACATTGGGATTTATTAAATTCGAATCATAAATGGATTGGAATTAGCCAAGATGATCCAGACATTTCACCCCAAGGAAAAATTCGATTTGATATTGGAATCACAGTCGGTTCTTTACGTAAACCACTTCCTGAAGGATTCGGAATCCAAACGATACCTCAAGGAAAGTATTTACAAATTCGCTACCAAGGTTGTTATCAAAACTTACCCCAAATTTACCATTGGATATTGAATGAGTATGTGAAAACTACACCTTTAGTATTAAAAAACCAACCACCTTGGGAATGTTATTTGAACCCACTAGAAATTCGAGAAAATAAACGCATTACAGATATCTACATTCCCATTCGCTAA